One window of Halichondria panicea chromosome 7, odHalPani1.1, whole genome shotgun sequence genomic DNA carries:
- the LOC135338934 gene encoding TNF receptor-associated factor 4-like, which translates to MAKFSGGYDYDFVDQPPKSLECSICLLTPRDSMVISCCGNHFCDPCIGRIKSNRKPCPLCNSPDFTTLLHKGVAREVNALRVYCPKKAQSCNWQGELGQVDHHLNPTANSRGCGFVMIECKYKCREKFERRAIAFHEADNCANRPMEVQVAFLARKLEMLATENREIKNKVTALEAENTLLKQQMEARPLPPVPPFYFTVYNYRQYKKDNCTIMSPPFYSHPKGYKMSLQIYPNGSNTGTNTHMSVYAFIMRGEFDDTLQWPFTGRVTVDIYSYKLKKWTQIQVFNFKEYPIERGYDCVISDGSGYHLFFPQDQVETEYMFKNGSYTFVCFRVNRVELV; encoded by the coding sequence ATGGCTAAATTCAGTGGAGGTTACGATTACGATTTTGTAGATCAGCCCCCCAAATCTTTGGAGTGTTCAATATGCCTTTTGACGCCACGAGACTCCATGGTCATCAGTTGCTGTGGTAACCACTTTTGTGACCCTTGCATTGGTCGAATCAAGAGTAACAGAAAGCCTTGTCCTCTCTGCAATTCTCCAGACTTCACGACACTTCTCCACAAGGGTGTGGCCCGAGAGGTGAATGCCCTGAGGGTGTATTGTCCCAAGAAGGCCCAGAGCTGTAACTGGCAAGGGGAGCTAGGACAAGTGGATCACCACCTCAACCCCACGGCTAACTCTAGGGGATGTGGCTTTGTCATGATTGAGTGCAAGTATAAGTGCAGGGAAAAGTTCGAGCGACGAGCGATTGCTTTTCATGAGGCTGACAATTGTGCTAATCGACCAATGGAAGTACAGGTGGCTTTTCTTGCTAGAAAATTAGAAATGCTAGCTACCGAGAATAGAGAAATTAAGAATAAAGTGACAGCACTTGAGGCTGAAAATACGTTATTGAAACAGCAAATGGAAGCTAGACCGCTACCACCAGTACCTCCGTTCTACTTTACCGTGTACAACTATCGGCAATACAAGAAAGACAACTGTACAATAATGAGCCCACCATTTTATTCTCATCCTAAAGGCTACAAAATGAGCTTACAAATATACCCGAACGGATCCAACACTGGAACGAATACTCACATGTCAGTGTATGCTTTCATAATGAGAGGGGAATTTGATGATACGCTTCAGTGGCCATTCACAGGAAGAGTCACCGTAGATATATACAGCTACAAGTTAAAGAAATGGACTCAAATACAAGTATTCAATTTCAAGGAATACCCTATTGAGAGGGGATATGACTGTGTCATAAGCGATGGTAGTGGGTATCATCTATTTTTTCCACAAGACCAAGTTGAAACAGAGTACATGTTCAAGAATGGAAGTTATACATTTGTTTGCTTTCGAGTAAATCGTGTGGAATTAGTTTGA
- the LOC135338254 gene encoding TNF receptor-associated factor 4-like isoform X1 — MATFSGGYDNDFADQPPKSLECSICLLTLRNPMVISCCGNHYCEACIGRITNNRKPCPLCNSPDFTTFLHKGVAREVNALRVYCLKKAQGCDWQGELGQVDRHLNPAANSRGCGFVLVECKYRCGEKFERRAIASHEADNCAKRPIEMQMAFLARRLEMLATENRDIKTKMTVLDAEVSTLKSENTSLKQQIEARPLPPVPPFYFTMDNYQQCKEESRTITSPPFYSHPKGYKMRLDIYTNGFMSALNTHVTLFIFILRGEFDGILQWPFTGRVTIDMYNIKLKQWTQTRVVDFKDTPVERKCDRLTSGSCGYNITQDQVAECVIKDGTHHTHACFRVNRVELV, encoded by the coding sequence ATGGCTACATTCAGTGGAGGTTATGATAACGATTTTGCAGATCAACCCCCCAAATCTTTGGAGTGTTCAATATGCCTGTTGACGCTACGAAACCCCATGGTTATCAGTTGCTGTGGTAACCATTATTGTGAAGCTTGCATTGGTCGAATCACTAACAACAGAAAGCCTTGTCCTCTCTGCAATTCTCCAGACTTCACGACATTTCTCCACAAGGGTGTGGCCCGAGAGGTGAATGCCCTGAGGGTGTATTGTCTCAAGAAGGCCCAGGGCTGTGACTGGCAAGGGGAGCTAGGACAAGTGGACCGCCACCTCAACCCCGCGGCTAACTCTAGGGGATGTGGCTTTGTCTTGGTTGAATGTAAGTACAGGTGCGGGGAAAAGTTTGAGCGACGAGCGATTGCTTCTCATGAGGCTGACAATTGTGCTAAGCGACCAATCGAAATGCAGATGGCTTTTCTTGCTAGAAGATTAGAGATGCTAGCTACCGAGAATAGAGACATTAAAACTAAAATGACAGTACTCGATGCTGAGGTTTCAACACTAAAATCTGAGAATACGTCACTGAAACAGCAAATAGAAGCTCGACCACTACCACCAGTACCGCCGTTCTACTTTACCATGGATAATTATCAGCAGTGCAAGGAGGAAAGCCGTACAATAACGAGCCCACCATTTTATTCTCACCCTAAAGGCTACAAAATGCGCTTAGATATATACACAAACGGATTCATGAGTGCACTAAATACACACGTGACATTGTTTATTTTCATATTGAGAGGGGAATTTGATGGCATACTTCAGTGGCCATTCACAGGAAGAGTCACCATAGATATGTACAACATCAAGTTAAAGCAATGGACTCAAACACGAGTGGTCGATTTTAAGGATACTCCAGTTGAGAGAAAATGTGATCGTTTAACAAGTGGTAGTTGTGGCTATAACATCACACAAGACCAAGTTGCAGAGTGCGTGATCAAAGATGGAACTCATCATACTCATGCCTGTTTTCGAGTAAATCGTGTGGAACTAGTTTGA
- the LOC135338268 gene encoding dmX-like protein 2 isoform X2, whose protein sequence is MVVLMRRNVVGVQRMAPHPTLAYYLTGCMDGSVVMWEFGNPRPVSTQILPGSGASVTMIRFTPEGNKYGVTDNSGKLSLWQGIHTAARKPYHSLYSGMKHLSDFLFLGSSSFIATCGDGSDNSLSMPFQKDFVIIQSNRMRKPQSSAFLSGSLSLSTFTYPSATSITHSQTGQSSSMVMRLYISTVTLPVNGH, encoded by the exons ATGGTTGTA TTGATGAGGAGGAACGTGGTTGGAGTGCAGAGAATGGCCCCCCACCCCACTCTGGCTTATT ATCTGACTGGCTGTATGGATGGCTCCGTGGTGATGTGGGAATTTGGTAACCCTCGGCCAGTCTCCACCCAGATTCTCCCGGGCTCTGGGGCCAGCGTCACCATGATACGATTCACTCCAGAGGGAAACAAA TATGGAGTGACTGACAACAGTGGCAAGCTGTCGCTATGGCAAGGGATACACACAGCTGCCCGCAAGCCCTACCACTCTCTATACTCTGGTATGAAGCACCTCAGTGACTTTCTGTTCCTCGGCTCCTCCAGTTTCATAGCAACCTGTGGGGACGGCAGCGACAACAG tctgagTATGCCGTTTCAGAAGGACTTTGTGATAATCCAGTCCAATCGTATGAGGAAGCCACAAAGCTCCGCCTTCCTCTCGGGTAGTCTCTCCCTGTCCACCTTCACCTATCCCTCGGCCACATCcatcacacactcacagactGGCCAAAGCTCAAGTATGGTGATGAGG CTGTATATATCTACGGTGACTCTTCCTGTGAATGGCCACTGA
- the LOC135338254 gene encoding TNF receptor-associated factor 4-like isoform X2, whose product MATFSGGYDNDFADQPPKSLECSICLLTLRNPMVISCCGNHYCEACIGRITNNRKPCPLCNSPDFTTFLHKGVAREVNALRVYCLKKAQGCDWQGELGQVDRHLNPAANSRGCGFVLVECKYRCGEKFERRAIASHEADNCAKRPIEMQMAFLARRLEMLATENRDIKTKMTVLDAEVSTLKSENTSLKQQIEARPLPPVPPFYFTMDNYQQCKEESRTITSPPFYSHPKGYKMRLDIYTNGFMSALNTHVTLFIFILRGEFDGILQWPFTGRVTIDMYNIKLKQWTQTRVVDFKDTPVERKCDRLTSGSCGYNITQDQVAECVIKDGTHHTHACFRIIEHRK is encoded by the exons ATGGCTACATTCAGTGGAGGTTATGATAACGATTTTGCAGATCAACCCCCCAAATCTTTGGAGTGTTCAATATGCCTGTTGACGCTACGAAACCCCATGGTTATCAGTTGCTGTGGTAACCATTATTGTGAAGCTTGCATTGGTCGAATCACTAACAACAGAAAGCCTTGTCCTCTCTGCAATTCTCCAGACTTCACGACATTTCTCCACAAGGGTGTGGCCCGAGAGGTGAATGCCCTGAGGGTGTATTGTCTCAAGAAGGCCCAGGGCTGTGACTGGCAAGGGGAGCTAGGACAAGTGGACCGCCACCTCAACCCCGCGGCTAACTCTAGGGGATGTGGCTTTGTCTTGGTTGAATGTAAGTACAGGTGCGGGGAAAAGTTTGAGCGACGAGCGATTGCTTCTCATGAGGCTGACAATTGTGCTAAGCGACCAATCGAAATGCAGATGGCTTTTCTTGCTAGAAGATTAGAGATGCTAGCTACCGAGAATAGAGACATTAAAACTAAAATGACAGTACTCGATGCTGAGGTTTCAACACTAAAATCTGAGAATACGTCACTGAAACAGCAAATAGAAGCTCGACCACTACCACCAGTACCGCCGTTCTACTTTACCATGGATAATTATCAGCAGTGCAAGGAGGAAAGCCGTACAATAACGAGCCCACCATTTTATTCTCACCCTAAAGGCTACAAAATGCGCTTAGATATATACACAAACGGATTCATGAGTGCACTAAATACACACGTGACATTGTTTATTTTCATATTGAGAGGGGAATTTGATGGCATACTTCAGTGGCCATTCACAGGAAGAGTCACCATAGATATGTACAACATCAAGTTAAAGCAATGGACTCAAACACGAGTGGTCGATTTTAAGGATACTCCAGTTGAGAGAAAATGTGATCGTTTAACAAGTGGTAGTTGTGGCTATAACATCACACAAGACCAAGTTGCAGAGTGCGTGATCAAAGATGGAACTCATCATACTCATGCCTGTTTTCGA ATCATAGAGCATAGAAAATAG
- the LOC135338268 gene encoding dmX-like protein 2 isoform X1, producing the protein MVVLMRRNVVGVQRMAPHPTLAYYLTGCMDGSVVMWEFGNPRPVSTQILPGSGASVTMIRFTPEGNKYGVTDNSGKLSLWQGIHTAARKPYHSLYSGMKHLSDFLFLGSSSFIATCGDGSDNSLSMPFQKDFVIIQSNRMRKPQSSAFLSGSLSLSTFTYPSATSITHSQTGQSSSMVMRVSPCDHMTRLYTTCP; encoded by the exons ATGGTTGTA TTGATGAGGAGGAACGTGGTTGGAGTGCAGAGAATGGCCCCCCACCCCACTCTGGCTTATT ATCTGACTGGCTGTATGGATGGCTCCGTGGTGATGTGGGAATTTGGTAACCCTCGGCCAGTCTCCACCCAGATTCTCCCGGGCTCTGGGGCCAGCGTCACCATGATACGATTCACTCCAGAGGGAAACAAA TATGGAGTGACTGACAACAGTGGCAAGCTGTCGCTATGGCAAGGGATACACACAGCTGCCCGCAAGCCCTACCACTCTCTATACTCTGGTATGAAGCACCTCAGTGACTTTCTGTTCCTCGGCTCCTCCAGTTTCATAGCAACCTGTGGGGACGGCAGCGACAACAG tctgagTATGCCGTTTCAGAAGGACTTTGTGATAATCCAGTCCAATCGTATGAGGAAGCCACAAAGCTCCGCCTTCCTCTCGGGTAGTCTCTCCCTGTCCACCTTCACCTATCCCTCGGCCACATCcatcacacactcacagactGGCCAAAGCTCAAGTATGGTGATGAGGGTTAGTCCGTGTGATCACATGACCCGGCTTTATACCACTTGCCCTTAG
- the LOC135338400 gene encoding putative L-amino-acid oxidase YobN, which produces MAKLVDLMPAPSFNEHSFSKRILSQLSERREKNRRSQSWNIPEGQIMHNKSNFWVNLDWLQDSLPRYLKDPNVKTGQPDNSGSLQEIDLLREFYLEIAEHGLPATFERWGPSKPKPPPSGTVLIVGAGMSGMAAAYELERAGYKDMKILEMSQRYGGRVKTLDMKDGFDRGLHTDAGAMRIPLPPKQDRPIDESIHYLTDFYSQKRFGLKQVPFSNQSDNAYYSFYGDLIQISEWNKDPKTKFNKYWPGWNSKPATSEFKTINDYYDAVTDVVIDLLKLRLLWAKDQPWIIQASVWSEWNQNWGQFSFGSFLRSTLTGIKTQLAFYPIAGPRRNEYDAILDRLEPFLPWPEEAITAYKIFNYTLSEDVNLVAEVQEKMGKWWANDMHSLNGGLSALPEAFAGQGGVEKLIVYNRMVTKVEVVWNEGKVTSARVHGVFKSSGEPFVEEGRSVILTVPLHVLRGIEIVSVDGDNSGIQPEQFPMEFQKAIEDISYSPSTKIMLQYDKQFWHEDARAIIDGGFTKTNMPIGQLHYPTILSEEMRALIHLRVPDNAIVDQKGILMVYTWKAEALLWGALTEDQAIMLAVNQIERIHPNSKRLFQVGKRQAWADDPTTLGAFAMLRPREYFSVLYLMLGSWQNIFFAGEAISLANGWIQGALGSGLRAAFQLYYRDQVTQ; this is translated from the exons ATGGCGAAATTAGTCGATCTCATGCCGGCTCCTAGCTTCAATGAGCACTCTTTCAGCAAGCGTATCCTTTCTCAATTGAGCGAAAGACGAGAGAAGAATCGACGAAGTCAATCATGGAATATCCCCGAAGGGCAGATTATGCACAATAAAAGTAATTTCTGGGTGAATCTAGACTGGCTTCAAGACAGCCTCCCACGTTACTTGAAAGATCCGAATGTGAAAACCGGTCAACCCGACAATTCTGGATCACTGCAAGAGATCGATCTGCTCCGAGAATTTTATCTGGAAATTGCAGAGCACGGTCTACCGGCTACTTTCGAGAGATGGGGCCCGAGCAAACCCAAGCCCCCGCCGAGTGGAACTGTGCTCATCGTGGGAGCAGGGATGTCGGGAATGGCCGCCGCTTACGAGTTGGAGAGAGCCGGCTACAAGGATATGAAGATTTTAGAGATGAGTCAGCGCTATGGAGGACGTGTGAAGACACTCGATATGAAAGATGGGTTTGATCGTGGACTCCACACTGATG CTGGTGCGATGCgtatccccctccccccaaagCAGGATCGTCCAATCGATGAGTCAATCCATTACCTCACTGATTTCTACTCTCAGAAAAGGTTTGGACTGAAGCAAGTTCCCTTTAGTAACCAGAGTGACAACGCCTACTACAGCTTCTACGGAGACCTCATACAAATCTCTG AATGGAACAAGGACCCAAAGACGAAGTTCAACAAGTACTGGCCTGGTTGGAACTCTAAACCTGCAACCAGTGAATTCAAAACAATCA ATGACTACTACGATGCCGTGACGGACGTGGTCATCGATCTGCTTAAGCTCCGTCTCTTGTGGGCAAAGGATCAGCCGTGGATTATTCAGGCCAGCGTGTGGAGCGAGTGGAATCAGAATTGGGGCCAATTTTCCTTTGGATCGTTTCTCCGTAGCACCCTGACAGGAATCAAAACTCAACTTGCCTTTTATCCAATTGCCGGCCCCCGCAGGAATGAGTACGATGCTATCCTTGACCGTCTAGAACCATTTCTGCCGTGGCCAGAGGAAGCCATTACGGCTTACAAAATCTTCAACTATACACTGTCTGAAGATGTCAATCTTGTAGCTGAGGTGCAGGAGAAGATGGGAAAATGGTGGGCCAACGATATGCACAGTCTAAATGGTGGACTCTCTGCTCTGCCTGAGGCATTTGCTGGGCAAGGAGGCGTGGAGAAGCTCATTGTCTACAACCGTATGGTGACCAAAGTGGAGGTGGTCTGGAACGAAGGCAAGGTTACTTCTGCTCGAGTCCATGGTGTTTTTAAGTCTTCTGGCGAGCCTTTCGTCGAGGAAGGAAGATCTGTGATTCTCACTGTACCTCTGCATGTGCTGCGTGGGATTGAGATTGTATCGGTAGATGGTGATAATTCGGGAATACAGCCGGAACAATTCCCTATGGAATTTCAGAAAGCGATTGAAGATATTTCGTACAGTCCCTCCACCAAGATCATGCTGCAGTACGACAAGCAGTTCTGGCATGAAGATGCAAGAGCGATTATCGATGGTGGTTTCACAAAGACAAACATGCCGATTGGACAGCTCCACTACCCCACTATTCTCTCCGAGGAGATGCGTGCGTTGATTCATCTCCGTGTGCCCGACAATGCAATAGTCGACCAGAAAGGCATCCTAATGGTCTACACTTGGAAAGCCGAGGCTCTACTCTGGGGAGCTCTCACTGAAGATCAAGCCATCATGCTAGCCGTCAATCAGATCGAACGAATTCACCCGAATTCGAAACGTCTATTCCAAGTTGGCAAGCGACAAGCCTGGGCTGACGATCCCACCACCCTTGGGGCATTTGCTATGCTCCGCCCCCGTGAGTACTTCAGTGTCCTTTATCTCATGCTCGGCTCCTGGCAAAATATATTTTTCGCTGGAGAAGCTATCTCTTTGGCTAACGGTTGGATCCAGGGAGCTCTGGGCTCGGGACTGAGGGCGGCATTCCAACTATATTATCGTGACCAAGTCACTCAATAG
- the LOC135338260 gene encoding TNF receptor-associated factor 6-like: protein MATCTFSGGYDYDFVDQLPKSLKCSICLLTLRDPMVISCCGNHFCDPCIGRTKSNRKPCPLCNSPDFTTLLHKGVAREVNALRVYCPKKAQGCDWQGELGQVDHHLNPTANSRGCGFVMVECKYKCGGLFERRMIASHEVDDCAKRPIEVKMARKLEMLATEVTTLKAENTSLKQQMEARPLPPVPPFYYTLNNYQQCKEENRTKTSPPFYSNPKGYKMRLEIHPNGFGTGQNTHLSLFVFIMRGEFDDMLQWPFTGRVTIDMYSNKSKQWTQLQVVDFKDNPVERKCDRSTSGGNGYHITQDKITEYVIKEETHHTRVCFRVNRVELV, encoded by the coding sequence atggctacatgtacattcagtGGAGGTTACGATTATGATTTTGTAGATCAACTCCCCAAATCTTTGAAGTGTTCGATATGTCTGTTGACTCTACGAGACCCCATGGTCATCAGTTGCTGTGGTAACCACTTTTGTGACCCTTGCATTGGTCGAACCAAGAGTAACAGAAAACCTTGTCCTCTCTGCAATTCTCCAGACTTCACGACACTTCTCCACAAGGGTGTGGCCCGAGAGGTGAACGCCCTGAGGGTGTATTGTCCCAAGAAGGCCCAAGGCTGTGACTGGCAAGGGGAGCTAGGACAAGTGGACCACCACCTCAACCCCACGGCTAACtctagggggtgtggctttgTCATGGTTGAGTGCAAGTACAAGTGCGGGGGATTGTTCGAACGACGAATGATTGCTTCTCATGAGGTTGACGATTGTGCTAAACGACCAATCGAAGTGAAGATGGCTAGAAAATTAGAGATGCTAGCTACAGAAGTTACGACACTCAAAGCTGAGAACACGTCACTGAAACAGCAAATGGAAGCTCGACCACTACCACCAGTACCTCCGTTCTACTATACCCTAAATAATTATCAGCAGTGTAAGGAGGAAAACCGTACAAAAACGAGCCCACCATTCTATTCTAATCCTAAAGGCTACAAAATGCGCTTAGAGATACACCCAAACGGATTCGGGACTGGACAGAATACACACTTGTcattgtttgtattcataATGAGAGGGGAGTTCGATGACATGCTTCAGTGGCCATTCACAGGAAGAGTCACCATAGATATGTACAGCAACAAGTCAAAGCAGTGGACTCAACTGCAAGTGGTTGATTTCAAGGATAATCCAGTTGAGAGGAAATGTGATCGTTCAACGAGTGGTGGTAATGGGTATCACATCACACAAGACAAAATTACAGAGTACGTGATCAAAGAAGAAACTCATCATACTCGTGTCTGTTTTCGAGTAAATCGTGTGGAACTAGTTTAA
- the LOC135338258 gene encoding TNF receptor-associated factor 4-like, which produces MATCTFSGGYNYDFVDQLPKSLKCSICLLTLRDPMVISCCGNHFCDPCIGRTKSNRKPCPLCNSPDFTTLLHKGVAREVNALRVYCPKKAQGCDWQGELGQVDHHLNPTADSRGCDFVMVECKYKCGGLFERRMIASHEVDDCAKRPIEVKMARKLEMLATEVTTLKAENTSLKQQMEARPLPPVPPFYYTLNNYQQCKEENRTKTSPPFYSNPKGYKMRLEIHPNGFGTGQNTHLSLFVFIMRGEFDDMLQWPFTGRVTIDMYSNKSKQWTQLQVVDFKDNPVERKCDRSTSGGNGYHITQDKITEYVIKEETHHTRVCFRVNRVELV; this is translated from the coding sequence atggctacatgtacattcagtGGAGGTTACAATTATGATTTTGTAGATCAACTCCCCAAATCTTTGAAGTGTTCAATATGCCTGTTGACTCTACGAGACCCCATGGTCATCAGTTGCTGTGGTAACCACTTTTGTGACCCTTGCATTGGTCGAACCAAGAGTAACAGAAAACCTTGTCCTCTCTGCAATTCTCCAGACTTCACGACACTTCTCCACAAGGGTGTGGCCCGAGAGGTGAACGCCCTGAGGGTGTATTGTCCCAAGAAGGCCCAAGGCTGTGACTGGCAAGGGGAGCTAGGACAAGTGGACCACCACCTCAACCCCACGGCTGACTCTAGGGGGTGTGACTTTGTCATGGTTGAGTGCAAGTACAAGTGCGGGGGATTGTTCGAACGACGAATGATTGCTTCTCATGAGGTTGACGATTGTGCTAAACGACCAATCGAAGTGAAGATGGCTAGAAAATTAGAGATGCTAGCTACAGAAGTTACGACACTCAAAGCTGAGAACACGTCACTGAAACAGCAAATGGAAGCTCGACCACTACCACCAGTACCTCCGTTCTACTATACCCTAAATAATTATCAGCAGTGTAAGGAGGAAAACCGTACAAAAACGAGCCCACCATTCTATTCTAATCCTAAAGGCTACAAAATGCGCTTAGAGATACACCCAAACGGATTCGGGACTGGACAGAATACACACTTGTcattgtttgtattcataATGAGAGGGGAGTTCGATGACATGCTTCAGTGGCCATTCACAGGAAGAGTCACCATAGATATGTACAGCAACAAGTCAAAGCAGTGGACTCAACTGCAAGTGGTTGATTTCAAGGATAATCCAGTTGAGAGGAAATGTGATCGTTCAACGAGTGGTGGTAATGGGTATCACATCACACAAGACAAAATTACAGAGTACGTGATCAAAGAAGAAACTCATCATACTCGTGTCTGTTTTCGAGTAAATCGTGTGGAACTAGTTTAA
- the LOC135338268 gene encoding dmX-like protein 1 isoform X3, whose protein sequence is MEEERGWSAENGPPHPTLAYYLTGCMDGSVVMWEFGNPRPVSTQILPGSGASVTMIRFTPEGNKYGVTDNSGKLSLWQGIHTAARKPYHSLYSGMKHLSDFLFLGSSSFIATCGDGSDNSLSMPFQKDFVIIQSNRMRKPQSSAFLSGSLSLSTFTYPSATSITHSQTGQSSSMVMRVSPCDHMTRLYTTCP, encoded by the exons ATGGAGGAGGAACGTGGTTGGAGTGCGGAGAATGGCCCCCCTCACCCCACGCTGGCTTATT ATCTGACTGGCTGTATGGATGGCTCCGTGGTGATGTGGGAATTTGGTAACCCTCGGCCAGTCTCCACCCAGATTCTCCCGGGCTCTGGGGCCAGCGTCACCATGATACGATTCACTCCAGAGGGAAACAAA TATGGAGTGACTGACAACAGTGGCAAGCTGTCGCTATGGCAAGGGATACACACAGCTGCCCGCAAGCCCTACCACTCTCTATACTCTGGTATGAAGCACCTCAGTGACTTTCTGTTCCTCGGCTCCTCCAGTTTCATAGCAACCTGTGGGGACGGCAGCGACAACAG tctgagTATGCCGTTTCAGAAGGACTTTGTGATAATCCAGTCCAATCGTATGAGGAAGCCACAAAGCTCCGCCTTCCTCTCGGGTAGTCTCTCCCTGTCCACCTTCACCTATCCCTCGGCCACATCcatcacacactcacagactGGCCAAAGCTCAAGTATGGTGATGAGGGTTAGTCCGTGTGATCACATGACCCGGCTTTATACCACTTGCCCTTAG
- the LOC135338263 gene encoding dmX-like protein 2 isoform X1, whose translation MVVLMRRNVVEVQRMAPHPTLAYYLTGCMDGSVVMWEFGNPRPVSTQIPPGFGASVTMIRFTPEGNKYGVTDNSGKLSLWQGIHTAARKPYHSLYSGMKHLSDFLFLGSSSFIATCGDGSDNRHVFLWDTLLPAKLSVVKEFVCHESGVVSLGYLRAKQRLFCGDRRGEVLIFDLRQMCLLQSLTVHSSAVNRIVVDDIDGFIATGSADGDIKVLDSNSFEELASYPGLHAKSRLFRQTEGGITDLGILPGGRLYSCDADSSVKCQTVVL comes from the exons ATGGTTGTA TTGATGAGGAGGAACGTGGTTGAAGTGCAGAGAATGGCCCCCCACCCCACTCTGGCTTATT ATCTGACTGGCTGTATGGATGGCTCCGTGGTGATGTGGGAATTTGGTAACCCTCGGCCAGTCTCCACCCAGATTCCCCCGGGCTTTGGGGCCAGCGTCACCATGATACGATTCACTCCAGAGGGAAACAAA TATGGAGTGACTGACAACAGTGGCAAGCTGTCGCTATGGCAAGGGATACACACAGCTGCCCGCAAGCCCTACCACTCTCTATACTCTGGTATGAAGCACCTCAGTGACTTTCTGTTCCTCGGCTCCTCCAGTTTCATAGCAACCTGTGGGGACGGCAGTGACAACAG ACATGTTTTCCTGTGGGACACGCTTTTACCGGCAAAGTTAAGTGTTGTGAAAG AGTTTGTGTGTCATGAATCCGGTGTGGTTTCCCTTGGTTACTTGCGAGCCAAACAGCGGCTGTTTTGTGGTGACAGACGAGGAGAAGTGCTCATATTCGACCTTCGGCAAATGTGTCTGTTACAGAGTCTAACTGTTCATAGCTCCGCTGTCAACAGGATCGTCGTAGACGATATCGATGGCTTTATTGCCACTGGTTCTGCTGATGGGGACATCAAG GTTCTGGACAGCAATTCATTTGAGGAGCTTGCCTCGTACCCCGGCCTCCATGCCAAGTCCAGACTCTTCCGACAGACTGAAGGAGGCATAACCGACCTGGGAATATTGCCTGGGGGTAGATTGTACTCTTGTGATGCAGACAGTAGTGTGAAATGTCAAACTGTAGTGTTATGA
- the LOC135338263 gene encoding dmX-like protein 2 isoform X2: MEEERGWSAENGPPHPTLAYYLTGCMDGSVVMWEFGNPRPVSTQIPPGFGASVTMIRFTPEGNKYGVTDNSGKLSLWQGIHTAARKPYHSLYSGMKHLSDFLFLGSSSFIATCGDGSDNRHVFLWDTLLPAKLSVVKEFVCHESGVVSLGYLRAKQRLFCGDRRGEVLIFDLRQMCLLQSLTVHSSAVNRIVVDDIDGFIATGSADGDIKVLDSNSFEELASYPGLHAKSRLFRQTEGGITDLGILPGGRLYSCDADSSVKCQTVVL, from the exons ATGGAGGAGGAACGTGGTTGGAGTGCGGAGAATGGCCCCCCTCACCCCACGCTGGCTTATT ATCTGACTGGCTGTATGGATGGCTCCGTGGTGATGTGGGAATTTGGTAACCCTCGGCCAGTCTCCACCCAGATTCCCCCGGGCTTTGGGGCCAGCGTCACCATGATACGATTCACTCCAGAGGGAAACAAA TATGGAGTGACTGACAACAGTGGCAAGCTGTCGCTATGGCAAGGGATACACACAGCTGCCCGCAAGCCCTACCACTCTCTATACTCTGGTATGAAGCACCTCAGTGACTTTCTGTTCCTCGGCTCCTCCAGTTTCATAGCAACCTGTGGGGACGGCAGTGACAACAG ACATGTTTTCCTGTGGGACACGCTTTTACCGGCAAAGTTAAGTGTTGTGAAAG AGTTTGTGTGTCATGAATCCGGTGTGGTTTCCCTTGGTTACTTGCGAGCCAAACAGCGGCTGTTTTGTGGTGACAGACGAGGAGAAGTGCTCATATTCGACCTTCGGCAAATGTGTCTGTTACAGAGTCTAACTGTTCATAGCTCCGCTGTCAACAGGATCGTCGTAGACGATATCGATGGCTTTATTGCCACTGGTTCTGCTGATGGGGACATCAAG GTTCTGGACAGCAATTCATTTGAGGAGCTTGCCTCGTACCCCGGCCTCCATGCCAAGTCCAGACTCTTCCGACAGACTGAAGGAGGCATAACCGACCTGGGAATATTGCCTGGGGGTAGATTGTACTCTTGTGATGCAGACAGTAGTGTGAAATGTCAAACTGTAGTGTTATGA